A DNA window from Engystomops pustulosus chromosome 6, aEngPut4.maternal, whole genome shotgun sequence contains the following coding sequences:
- the MUL1 gene encoding mitochondrial ubiquitin ligase activator of NFKB 1 — MEGNGRPSIGQIILLASSSAVTAIFYSVYRHKSRTAQTLKGAKKISLDDDLSDVLMDLPGKCVPYAVIEGVVRSVKESLNSQFVENCRGVIHRLSLKEHKMVWNRTTHLWNDQEKVIHQRTNSVPFDLTRDDSDDSGPFIRVIKPLEAAELDLETVYEKFHPAVQSFTNVLGHFITGERPKGIQETEEMLKIGATLTGVGELVLDNKILKLQPPKAGMSYYLSSLDFDSLVQRQESQVRLWKILTVICGLATCVTLFFILRRQYRQHKEKQRLKQLQREFEEANARVQDGEDEEVRNACTICLSNQKACVFLECGHVCSCYQCYQALPQPKKCPICRNTISRMVPLYNS; from the exons ATGGAAGGTAACGGGCGTCCGTCCATCGGACAGATCATTCTCCTGGCTTCCAGCTCGGCGGTCACCGCCATCTTCTACTCGGTCTACCGCCATAAATCCCGCACGGCGCAGACGCTCAAG GGAGCCAAAAAAATCTCTTTAGACGATGACTTATCAGACGTCCTCATGGATTTACCCGGAAAGTGTGTCCCTTATGCGGTTATTGAAG GGGTGGTGAGGTCGGTGAAGGAGTCTCTGAACAGTCAGTTTGTAGAGAACTGCAGAGGCGTCATCCATAGACTTTCCTTGAAGGAGCACAAGATGGTTTGGAACAGGACCACCCACCTCTG GAACGACCAAGAGAAGGTCATCCACCAAAGAACCAACTCTGTCCCCTTCGATCTGACGCGAGACGACTCTGACGACTCTGGTCCGTTCATCCGGGTCATTAAACCTCTGGAGGCGGCGGAGCTGGACCTGGAGACGGTTTACGAGAAGTTCCACCCTGCTGTACAGTCCTTTACCAACGTCCTGGGACACTTCATCACCGGGGAGCGGCCAAAGGGGATCCAGGAGACGGAGGAGATGCTGAAAATCGGCGCCACCTTAACTGGTGTCGGGGAGCTGGTCCTGGATAACAAAATCCTCAAGCTGCAGCCGCCCAAGGCCGGAATGTCCTACTACCTCAGCAGCCTGGACTTTGACTCCTTGGTGCAGCGCCAGGAGTCACAGGTCCGGCTCTGGAAGATCCTGACGGTGATCTGTGGGTTGGCCACGTGCGTCACCCTCTTCTTCATCCTGCGGCGCCAGTATCGGCAGCATAAGGAGAAGCAACGTCTCAAGCAGCTGCAGAGGGAGTTCGAGGAGGCCAACGCCAGGGTGCAAGATGGCGAAGACGAGGAGGTCCGCAACGCCTGCACCATCTGCCTCAGCAACCAGAAGGCCTGCGTCTTCCTGGAGTGCGGCCACGTCTGCTCCTGCTACCAGTGCTACCAGGCGCTGCCCCAGCCCAAGAAATGCCCCATATGCAGAAACACTATCTCCAGAATGGTGCCCCTGTATAATAGCTAG